The proteins below are encoded in one region of Sedimentibacter sp. zth1:
- the groES gene encoding co-chaperone GroES, whose translation MNVKPLGERVVIKMIEAEEKTKSGIVLTGTAKEKPQIAEVLAVGAGITSDDKKKNEIKVADKVIFSKFAGTEVKIDGEELIVIKLSDILAVVE comes from the coding sequence ATGAACGTTAAACCATTAGGTGAAAGAGTTGTTATTAAAATGATTGAGGCTGAAGAAAAAACTAAAAGTGGTATTGTATTGACAGGTACTGCAAAAGAAAAACCACAAATAGCAGAAGTTTTAGCAGTTGGGGCAGGAATTACTTCAGATGATAAGAAAAAGAATGAAATTAAAGTTGCAGACAAAGTAATTTTCTCTAAATTTGCTGGAACAGAAGTTAAAATTGATGGTGAAGAATTAATTGTAATAAAATTATCAGATATATTAGCAGTAGTAGAATAA